A region of Vitis riparia cultivar Riparia Gloire de Montpellier isolate 1030 chromosome 12, EGFV_Vit.rip_1.0, whole genome shotgun sequence DNA encodes the following proteins:
- the LOC117927043 gene encoding uncharacterized protein LOC117927043, translating into MSREFVHHHPRISTPSLLPASHLISNTRSQLTTGMTSAKGPMVPLRWSRRRPSTAVTTPRFAAVTASLSPLDLTEDNVRQVLADARVELAQIFDNSVGITGEAELAELDGPFVKISLRGRFWHKRSTVLARVANYLKQRIPEILEVDIEDEKQLDDSPENF; encoded by the exons ATGTCTCGGGAATTTGTCCATCATCACCCTCGCATATCCACACCGTCACTCCTGCCTGCATCTCATCTGATCTCGAATACCAGAAGCCAACTGACGACAGGAATGACAAGCGCGAAGGGGCCAATGGTGCCGCTTAGATGGAGTCGCCGGAGACCATCGACGGCCGTCACCACACCGCGCTTCGCAGCCGTGACAGCTTCGCTTTCACCGCTCGATTTAACAGAAGATAACGTCCGGCAGGTTTTAGCCGATGCTCGAGTGGAG CTTGCGCAGATCTTCGACAATTCAGTTGGAATAACAGGAGAAGCCGAGCTAGCTGAATTGGATGGACCATTTGTGAAGATCAGCCTCAGAGGTCGCTTTTGGCACAAACGTTCCACAGTGTTGGCCAGAGTTGCTAATTACTTGAAGCAGAGAATTCCG GAAATCTTGGAGGTGGATATAGAGGACGAGAAACAACTAGATGACAGCCCTGAGAATTTTTGA